Genomic window (Candidatus Saccharibacteria bacterium oral taxon 488):
AACCGCCGAATGATTGCTCGACCTTGCCACGAAGAGAGTCAGCTTTCTTTTCGTTCAATAAATCACCGGCACGCTTAACATCGTCGCTGCTAACCACCGTCACCTCGCGACTACTACCGCCCGAAGTCTCGCCAACGAGTGTCGCATTAACTCCTGATGGCATCCCTGAAACCGAGCCACTCTCACCGTTATATTCCGCCCCGATATTGGCAGCCGTCACCATGACCGTTGAGCCCGAGGCATTGGAGCGACTAAACGTCACCGCGCTATCAGTCGTAAAGGTCATCCCACCGCTCGTACGAATCGACGTCCCTGCCGGAATGGTCTTATCCAGCAGGCTAATAGAATCAGTCGCAACACGTAGCTTGCCCTTGGCCCGCTCACCAACTTTCTTCTTGCCAGTTGCCGAGAACTCAACGGATAATTCTGCTTTTTGCTCCTGCCGGCGCGCCTTGATCACGTCAGCAGCCGGATCAGTCGTCCCGTCAGTCCTGAGTGTCACTTTTTTATTTACCGTCACCGTTGTCGTCTTGGCCGTGATAATCACTCGTGCGTGCGGTGCGAACCAAATCGCCCATACCAAAAACCCAATGAGTAGCAGCGCGGCGCCGCCGATCAGTAGGAATTTTTTACGAAATAGATTAAAGTTCGGAACTTTTGGCGCTATTTTATTCTTATCAGCTTTGTCCGCTGGCTTTGAGGTCTCACTATCTTGCTGAGTGGACGAGTCAGCGATGGCCGAATCAATTGCTTTATCTGTCTCATTGATGGATTGCGCACTCTTTTCTAATTCACCAATTGGTAACTCACGCCCATCAATGACGTCATTTTCATCATCCACCTTTAGTACCGGTATCTCAGCCATTTCTGGCTTGCTCTGGAGCGTCTTGGCCACTGGAATCTTGGCCGCCGCCGCTAGGCCAGACAGAATCGTATCACCGGTGATCAACACCACCCGCTTATCAACCGACGCGGCCGTCCGAGCGATAAGCCGCATATTAACAGCACTACGCAACACGCCAACCCGCTTGGGCGGCACCAACGCGATAATCCGTTCCTTCGACGCCTTTATCTTGCCAACAATGGCAGTGATATCATCTTCGACGTCAATGTAAATAACATCTTTATTCATCTATATTTTAAGTAATCGGTTAACTTTATCCATCAAGCCATGAGCGTCTTGATTACTTACCATTGTATCATACCCAACCCGCAGCAGGCCCATCACTGTGATAAAAGTGTGGTCCGTAATATCACCAGTTGTATCAGTAATACCGATGACATCAGAGGGCTTGATATGCTGAATGGTTGGCTTTTTCGTAAACGGCAGTTCCTTGTACCACGGCTGATTGGCCAGTGCATCAACGAGCTGCTGCAAGCTCGCGCCACCGCCACACAGCAAGATCCGGTTCGGTAAATGATCGACGCTGTCAAAATCACCGAGCGCCAGCTCAACGCCCGACAGCCATACCTCAAGGGTTTTATCAATCGCCCCATCAAGTTTGCGCTTGAGTGTCGGCTTGATATATTCCTTATCAGCATTTACCTTCAACTTTTCCGCTTCTTTGTAGCCCAGGTCAAGATCCGTCGCAATCATCCGCGTAAAGCTCCGTCCACCGATGCCGAACATCTTGGTGCCCTCAACGCCGCCGTCATTGACAACCGCGATATCAGTCGTGCCGCCACCGCAGTCGATCAAGATCGCCGTGAAATTAGAATTCGCATCTGTACCGAGCACACTCCGGCTGACTGCAAACGGCTCGGCCGCCACGGCGATTAGCTCTAGCGCCAACTCATCAGCCACCTTTTCCAGCGCCCCGATATGCACCATCGGCGCAAATGCCGTATAAATCTGCACTGCCACGTCCCGCCCCTGAAAGCCGATCGGGTTCGACACCTTGTAGCCGTCAATATGAATGCTGACCAGTGCTGAATTAACCAGCTTCACCTCGACGTCCTCGTTGCCAGTTTCCAGCGCAATCTGCGCCTGCGCCTTGCCCTGCGCCCGTTCCTGTACCTTCTCGATGATGAATTCCATCTCGGCAACGTCCAGCGGCTTATCAGGTTGTGGTCGGCGATAGCGAATGGTGTTGGTCACACCCTTGACCAGCTCACCGGCGATACCGATGATCACCCGCTTGGCCTGAACGCCGGCCTTATCCTCGGCCTCGGTCAGCGCTGCCTCGCAATTGGTCACCACACCGGCGATATCAGCGATCGCGCCTTGATGCATGTCGCCCAGATTCTGCTGCGCCCGACCGACTCCGATGATTTCGATATCATCATCCTTGATCTCGGCAATCAGCGCCTTAATATACTCCGTACCGATGTCGAGACCGACGAGGTACTGGTGTTCATCTTTGTCTGTCTTCTTGAAAAGCCTATCTAACACCATAGTCTTTATGATTATATACCATTTGTATGTGGATTGGCTAGTTTTTTACGAGGATAACTAACCGACCTCAGATAAGAACAGCCTTGATCCGGCGAATCCCAGCAGCGCTGGCCTCTTCTTTGGTAATTGTAAAGCGTTTGCCACCCTCGGCCAAGACGCCGGTGTGCTGGACGTGCGGGCCGCCGCAAACTTCGAAACTAACAATATTGTCGCCTTCACCGATGGAATAGACTTTTACTTTATCGCCGTAGCGCTCGCCAAAGGCGCCGATTGCACCCATTTTTAGCGCCTCGTCAGTCGGATAAACGGCAAAGCTGACTGGTAAATCAGCGTCAATCCACGCATTGACCTGATCTTCCACCGCCTGTTTTTCCTCTGGCGTCAATTTATCGTGATTAAAATCAAAACGCAGGCGCTGGGCAGTGATATTGCTGCCATGCTGCTGCAAATCCGGCGCCTTCAGAACTTTGCGCAGCGCCGCTCCCAACAAGTGCGTCGCCGTATGATATTTCAGATGAATCGGATCGTGACCCTCTAGGCCGCCGCTAAATTGTCCTTTGCGCGCCGTCTTGGAGCGTTGGCGCTGCTCGGCCATTCGCGCATCAAATTCGGCGCGCCAATTATCAGAAAGCTTGATGCCTTGTTTATACGCCTCCTCGGTACTCAGCTCTACCGGAAAACCAAACGTATCATACAGCATAAACAACTCTTCGCCAGTCAAGCCGTCGTCGATATAATGCTGCATTTGCCCGAGACCTTTGCGTAGTGTCTGGCGGAAAGCTTTTTCCTCTTTGACCAGCACAGCGACAATACTCTCGCGGTTTTCCTTAACTTCTGGGAAATCCGCTTCATATAAATCAGCGATTACTGGTACGACTTCCTCCAGGAAATTCTGCTCGATCCCCAGGTCAAAACTATAGCGAATCGCCCGGCGCAACAGGCGGCGCATCACGTAGCCCTGTTCCTTATTGCTCGGCACGCAGCCATCGACCGCCATAAAGGTAGCGGCCCTCAGATGATCAGCGATTACCCGCATACTTTCGGTATGTGACGCGTACTTTTTGCCGCTCAAATCCTGCAATTTCTCGACGATTGGCCACAGCAAGCTAATCTTGAAGACATCAGGGTCGTTATTAGCGGCCGCCGCAATTCGTTCCAGGCCCGAACCATGATCAATATTTGGCTTTTCTAGTGGCTTAAACACACCGTCCGCCACCTTTTTATAGGCCATAAAGACATTATTACCAATCTCCATAAAGCGACCGCAATCACAATTCGGATGACAATGCTCACCAAACTTCGGATCGTGCTCAATGAAGTCAAATTCATAAAACATCTCGCTATCCGGCCCACACGGATCACCAATCGGCGTGGTTTCCGGCCCACCGTTACGGCTCCACCAGTTTTTACTGCCATCATAAAAGAAAATCCGCTCGCCTAGGCGAATGCCACGCGCTGCACCTTGCTCCTCACTACCAATGTCGGCCAGTCCCGCCTCAATGCCTTTTTCGGCAAACTTCTGCTGCCATAACCCGGCCGCTTCAGTATCCTTGGCGATATTATATTCTGGCGCACCGATGAAACATGTCACGTATAGCCGCTGCGGATCGAGCCCAATCTCTTCGGTCAAAAACGTCCATATCCAGTCGATCTGCTCTTTCTTGAAATAATCGCCCAAACTCCAGTTACCGAGCATTTCAAAAAACGTCGTGTGGCGGTTATCACCGATATCATCAATGTCTTGGGCCCGCAAGCACGTCTGTGAATCAGCGATTCGCTTACCCTCAGGGTGTGGCTCACCCAGCAGGTACGGGATCATTGGCTGCATGCCCGCACCAGTGAAGAGCGTGGTCGGATCGTCGGTTAGAATCAGCGGCGCGCGCCTAATGACTGCATGAGCCTGTTTGCTGTAAAAGTCGAGATATTTGAGGCGAATTTCTTGAGCGTTCATAGGAGCAATTATAGCACAAGTCTCCTCAGATACTCTGGATCTTTATGAGCGTTTTTTCCGCATCAGCAGCACTGCACCGCTGATGATGGCCGCGACCCCAGCCCCGATGGCTACCAGCAAACTCGTACCGGTATCGGCTAGTTGACTGCCTGCTCGGCCTTGCGAAGCGCCCGGCTGCCCTGGTTGACTCGGCTGACCCGGTTGGTTAGGAGCACCTGGATTACCCGGCGCTGTTGGCACAGCGTTCCACTTAGCGTATAGCGTGAAGTTAGAATTTGGCATCGTATGGACGTTAAAGTTCCACTGCATCAGATAAGTTGGATCAGCGTACCACCCAGCAAAGGTATAGCCAGCCCGCGTCGGATCAGCCGGCCGCACCGCCTTGGCAGTGTAGGCGACCGTTTGAGATGGTACCGGTGAGCCTGAGCCGGTATCAAACGTCAGCGTGTAGGTCGGGCACTGCTTGGCATCGCCATTGATCGTCCAGCCGTGACCACCGTCGGCCACTGTCTTTTGCAGTGCTGCATGCGCCGCCTCCGCCGTACAATATTTCAGGCCAGCCGCACCCAGCGTCACTGGTGACTTGAGTACTGCATTATTCCAGGCAGTCAGTGTTGCGTCGTAATTTTGCACCGATAGCGCCGTATTATCAAGCATATTCGCCCCACCAGCATACGGATTACCCGTAACGTCCTGCAGCGAGGTCAGTTGCCAGCCAGCCAGCGACTGGTTGAATGCCCGCGCATTAGCCAACATCCGCACCATAGCATGTGCTTTCGTCATATTCCACAGCCCGATCGGCTGGTTGAACGAATTTGCCCACTCGAACATACTATCAGCGTATTCAAGTTTTGCAGTATTCCAGCTGGCAATTGACGAACTGCCGCCGTTATTGAACGCCCCTGCATACGCAAACATATGGCCAGCGCTCGTCACTTTTCCCATGTTCCACGAACCGATATTTTGGTTAAACTGTCCGGCGCCATGGAACATATTAGCAGTTGTCGTCACATTTGATGTATTCCATTGCCAGTTGGCACCCTCACCCTTGAGCGAGTGAGCTGTGTCGAACATACCTTGCAGGCTCGTTACGTTCGTGAGATTTGGCACGTCAGTCGCCTTGACATCCATATTCTCAGCGCCCCGAAACGCCGAGTCCATGCTGCGCCACGCACCCGTTCCCCACTGGTCAACTGACATGATTTTCAAACGATCACCGGCATTATTCACATAAATCTGCGGGAATGTACCGCCGATACGAATTGTGTGACGACCCTCGTCGCTGTATGTGCAGGTGTGACTACTGGTCACGCCCACAGCGTCAGGAATACCGTCATTGTTACAGTCAACCGTATAATTATATCCCCCGCCTGTCACCGGTATAGTAAATTGATCGGTGTTTGATACGCCCGGTTTCGTGGTGTCGATCGTCATAACAAAATCCGTGTTGTTAATCGCATCAGCTTTCGCTGGCTGCGTCATCGCAAGTAGCGTCAGGCCACCAACACCAAGCATCATAACCCCTGCTGTTAGCGTCGGCAGCAGGCGCCTGCGTTGTTGTAAATATTTCATAAACCCCCTATTATGTTCATGTTACTTCGTTGTACTATTACCTCAAATAATACGCGACTAAGCCCTCCATTGTCAAGAAAATCCCGCCCTCATCGCGGGCGGGAAATGTCTCAGTTTATCACGTCGTATTATTCAGCGCCTGACTCATCAGTATCTGACTGAACCGGCTCTTCTTTTGGCTGGTTTTTACGAAGCTTCTCTGGATTGCGGATGGCTTTGTGCCTATCAGCAGCTGGCTCTTTAACCCACTTTGGCAAGGCGACGCCAGCTTCTTTCAATAACTTAACAACACGCGGTGTTGGCTGGGCACCATTGTCCAAATATTTCTGTGCTAATTCAGCCTGAATATTTGCTGCTTTAGTGTGTGGATTGTAGCTGCCGACATACGCGACCACGCGACCGCTTGATGGATGGCGCTGCGCCTCTTGTACTGCCAGGCGGTACACCGGATAACCCTTGCGACCCAACCGTTGCAAACGAATTGCTAGCATGTGTGATTTCTTCCTTTTCTTACAACTCTTTGATTAATGTATTACTCCTAGAGAGTGTACACTATTTCGCTATGTACGTCAATCTGTTTGAATTATCCCGCCGCCCAGACATTCCTCGCCGTCATATATCACAGCCGACTGTCCCGGTGCAACAGCACGCTGCGGTTCAGACAGCCTCACTGTCACCTTCTCGCCAGCATCGTCGTTCACACGCGTAATCTCCGCATTAATAAGCGGCGCCCGATGTCGCACCCGAACTTGACAGGCATCACCTTTTGGCGGCTGATTGATCCAGTGAACGTCAGCCAGTGTCAACTCTTTGCGCCACAATTTTGCATTATCAATTGAGCGGGACACGTAAACTTCATTCTTGGCCATATCTTTGCCGACGACATAATACGGCAAGCCGCCACCAACATTCAGGCCATGACGCTGACCCAAAGTGTAAAATATCGCCCCGTCATGCCGCCCAACAACCACACCCGTTGGCTGATCAATGATATCGCCCGGGCTAGTCTCGATATATTCTGACAAAAACTCACGAATCCCCACTTGCCCAACGAAGCAAATCCCCATCGATTCCTTTTTGCCGGCAGTCCACAAACCCCGTTCTTTAGCCATCTTACGCACCTCAGGCTTGGTAAAATCGCCGAGCGGAAACATAGTTTTTGCCAGTGCCTCGGACGTCACGCGGTACAGGAAATAAGTTTGGTCTTTGTTGTCATCGTGAGCACGGAGTAACCGACCCTCGCTCAAGCAAGAATCCGCTCTGCGGGTGGCGCGAGGCGGGGTAGCGCCCGAAAATATTTTCAGCTCATCTGAAAAATTTTCAGGGGCGGACCGAGCGACAGGACCCGCGGGAAGAAAAGTGCGCGCATAATGCCCTGTCGCAATATACTCCGCGCCCGCCGCCAACGCCGCCTCTAAAAATAACTTAAACTTCACCTCTTGATTACACATCACATCAGGATTTGGCGTCCGACCCGCCTGGTATTCGCGGATCATATAGTCAACGACATTTTGCTTATACTCTTTCTGAAAATCGAACACCTGAAAATCAATTCCCAGCCCCACCGCCACACGCTTGGCGTCAGCCACGTCTTCTGCCCACGGACAGTGCATACCCGGTAGATCTTCCGACCAATTTTTCATATACACGCCGGTCACCTCGTGGCCTTGCTCGACTAGTAGCGCTGCCGCCACCGATGAATCAACGCCGCCCGACATACCGACAAATACCCGAGCCATCAGCGCGACACTCCCAGCGCAAACAAACCGATCCGCAGCAATTCGCCGACCGCCAGCCACCAACCCCACGGTGTCAGCCACCACCATGTACTCCAATGCCTGTCGCGCGTCGTCGGGCGTGCCCGCAGCTCAACATTCGGCAGTTGCGCTGAAAACTCAGCCAGCGCCCGCCGCATGTGATAGCCACTGGTGACCAGAATGACGCGCTTGATGCCGCGCTGCGCTATGATGCTCGCCACTTCCTGGGCATTCTGCTTGGTGGTTTCTGAACGTTCATCCATCACCAAGTTCGCCACCGGGACACCCGCTGCTTCGGCCTGTTTTCTCATGGCAGCAGCATTAGACGGGCCGGTTTTATCAGCCGCAGCACCAGACAAAATGATCGTCGGTGCCCAGCCGGCTTGATATAATTTGACTGCCTCGGCCGTGCGCGCTTCGGTGTCACCGCCGCTGATAACGATGATCGCACCCGCCTTTTGACATTGCCCCGAGCCAGGTTGCGGACAATCTTTCAAGTCATCCGGCGATAGATAATGGCTCAAGCCGACGATGACCGCAATCGCAATGATTACCAAACCGATCAATCGATGGATCATCGCTTTCGCTCCTGTTCCGTACGCACTGCAGTAATAATCTCGTCCGCCGCCCGCATAACTTGCGCCTCATCGTTCAACCGCCCCAACGTCAGCCGCAGACTACCATCAATCGCCGCATCACTCAACCCGATCGCCGCCAAAACATGTGATCGCGTACCCGAATTAGCCGCACAAGCACTACCCGTCGCCACCAGCACGCCACGCGCTTCCAATAAAAACACTAATCGCTCAGCATCAACACCAGAGAATGAAATATTGAGGAAATTAACCAGCGATTTTTTCTGATCAGAAGAAATAATCATGTCGGGGAAAGCCGCTAATAGTTTTTTTACCAACATATCACGCAGGCCTCGCAGACGTTTTACTTCACCGCTGCGACGCTTGGCAGCTAACTCCAGCGCCGTCGCAAAGCCGACCACGCCAGCCACATTTTCCGTGCCGCTGCGCAGCCCCGCCTCCTGGCCGCCGCCAACGATATTTGGCCGTAGCTTGACGCCCGGCCGTATCCATAGCAAACCAACCTGTTTCGGCCCATAAACTTTTGCTGCCGATAGTGTCAACAAATCAACGCCCAGCCGTTTAACTTTCACATCCATCAGTGTCGCGGTCTGCGAGGCGTCGGTATGAAATATAAGCGGCGTTGATTCACCATTTTCTTGGCGTCTGAGTCGCTCGGCCCTAACAACTTCGGCAATTTCTTCAACGGGCTGAATATATCCGAGTTCATGATTCGCCAGCGCGATACTCATAAAACTAATATCTGGCGTCAGCAGTTTTTTAATGGCCTGCGGATCAATGCGTCCGTTTTTCATCGGCGGAATGAGCCGAACGTCCGAACGCGATTTTGCAGAATTGATAACCGAGCTATGTTCAATCGCCGAGACTAAACTCACGCCACCCGCCGCAGTAAACGCCAAATTGATTGACTCCGTGGCGCCAGCCGTCATCACTAATTCATCCGCACCTACGCCCAGCACTCGCGCGATGCGCGACTTGGCTTCGCGGTAGTCGCGCTTGATGGTGACCGCCGGTGCATACGGACTGGACGGATTGAAAAACTTCTCGGAAAAATACGGCCGCATTGCTTCAATCACCAACGGATCCATCGGCGTGGCAGCAGCGTGATCAAGATATATCATAGAGGATTCCACACATACTATTATACCAAGCAGCCCAGACGGCGACTACACCAACTGTCCAGTTTTCGGATCACGATTATATAGTTGGCGCGCCACTCGTTCATGATATTCATTGACTGCCAGCACAAAGTTTTGTAATTCCTGCCCTTCGAGGTAGTTATACTGATAATTAGGCTGAATTTTCAAGATGCCCTTCGGCTGCACCTCGTAGCGCGTCGTCAGTTCGTGGCGCTTGCCGTCCTTACTCATCACTTCTTCGTGCCAAATCCACGTCGTTTTATCGAGGTTAAAGAATGTCCGCCGTACAACGTGGTCAGGCTTGTCACCAAAAATCGTTGCACCAATTTCACTCTCCAGTTGAATCAGTTCGCGCTCAGTTAATTTCTTCAGTGGCCGATCTTTGCGGGTGAGTCGCAGTAGCGAACGCGTTGACCTCGGGACTTTTGGCGTCGAGGCGGCGTGAGCAGACTTCGCTGATTGAGACGAGCGCGAAAGGCGTGTGTTATCCGCCAAGATGAGACCAAGAGCTTTTTTGAGAATCGTTGGCATAAATCACCTCCTTTTAGGCTGCTCGTCTATAATTATTTCTATGATCCTTTGGCATGGTGTCGGATGCGCCGAGTGCTCCTGCTGCAGGTGTATTATGACCTATTCGATACGCCGCAATGCGCCTACCAACTGCTTCAACAGCCTGCAAACATTCCTCAACCCAACTCTCCAGTCTTCGTCGCTCCTCTAGCGATATCTTTACCGGCTCGGTACTACTGTCAACCACCTCGGCACTACCACGCACTGCCGCTTCGGACAGACGCGGCGCCACTCGCTGTGATCGCTCTGGGTGTGCTTGTGTCGCCAAATCCAGCGCTTCGGCCCGCGCCTTTTGAATCGACATCATTTCTGTGATTGGTCTTGGCTGCTGATTCATTATCTCTCCACGTTTACAAGCCAAAAAGTTTTACCGTGTTATCGGTCGCTACTTTTTCGAGGTCATGAAGCACTAGCTTGCGCTCCGCCGCCCAATACTTTGCCACCAACTCCACATATTCTGGCTTATTCAGCTTACCACGAAATGGCTTTGGTGTCAAGAATGGCGCGTCAGTTTCTAGCAATAATCGCTCCAACGGAATCGAGGCGAACAATTCCTGCTGCGCTTGGTCTTTGGTAAAAGTACTAATGCCATTCAAACCAACATACAACCCGCGGGCAAATCCCTTCTCTAAATTGAGGCGCGTGTCAGTAAAACTATGCAGCACACCGCGCAGGCCATGAAAATTATCAAAAATCGGCCAAAAATCATCCCACACCGACGGCTGGTCAGGCGCGCCATCACGCACATGAAAACTAACCGGCAAATCATAGTCCGCCGCCAGCTGCAGCTGCGCCTCCAGCGCCTGGATCTGCACATCTCGCTGGCTATGATTGTAATAATAATCAAGACCGATCTCGCCAATCGCCACAATCGGCGAATTATCCTCTCTACTTTTAAGCAGTTGCTCCACCTCATTCCAGCCACATTTGCTGTCATGCGGATGAACGCCAACTGCCGCCCAAGCAAAGTCGCGGTTTGCAGCAAACTCCACGGCTTGCTGGCTGCTGCGCTCGTCAGTGCCAACGCAAATCATGCCGATACCCGCTGCAATTGACTGCTGGTATAATTCCTCGCGATTGTCCGCGAAAAACTCGGTATCATGCAGATGACAGTGCGAATCAATCAAGCGTAAGTCTGCCGCCATACTATTCTCCGCCGTCAGACTCATTATTATTTGCCCTGGGCTTCTGCTTTTGGCGCGCGCGGATCGGGCGTATGTAGATATTTGCGCGGGAATAATGGAGTCAGCTCTGACGGCACGACGCCACTGGCAAACATGTCGTGAATTTTCTCGGCAGTTTGCGGCATGAATGGTCGTAGCATGTCAGACACTTGCAGCAATGTGCCGCAGGCATGCGCCAAAATCTCGCCCAAATGCGCTTCCGCCTCTGGGTCTTTATCGCGTTTTTTAGCAACTTGCCATGGTTGCACGCGCTCAATATACTGATTCAATGAACGGATAATCTGCCAAATTTCATCAATCGCTAGATTGAAATTCAAAGACTCCATATCGGCACGGTACGGCCCCATATCGTGCTTAGACTGCGGCGCATCGCCAATAACGCCGGCTTGATAACTCTGCACCATCTTTGCCACCCGCTGCACCAGATTACCCAGATCATTACCCAGCTCACCGTTATAAGCCGCTTCAAACTTCTCCCAAGTAAAGTCGCCATCGTCCTGAGTTGGCACGTGGCGCAGGAAATAATAGCGGAAAGCCTCAACACCATAGTGCGGGATGATATCAACCGGACCAACACCATTACCGAGACTCTTGCTCATTTTGGTGCCGCCAACGTTGATAAAGCCATGAACTAATAGCACCTTTGGCAGTGGCAAGTCCAGCGCCATTAACATCGCCGGCCAAATCCCGGCGTGAAAACGAAGGATATCCTTACCGATCACCTGTACATCCGCCGGCCAAAATGCCTGCCATTCATCAGCTCGATCAGGATAGCCGATGACCGTGATGTAATTACTCAGCGCATCCAGCCAAACGTACATCACCTGCGTGTCATCACCTGGCACCGGCACACCCCAACTAAGGTTCTTGCGCGGACGCGAAACCGACACATCTTTCAGTCCGTCCTTCATCAATTCCAAAAACTCTTTTTTACGAAATTCAGGCACAATTTTCATCTTGTTTGATTCAATTGCCTGGCGAATGTTGTCCGAAAAAGCACTGGTCTTAAAATAATAATTTTCTTCGCTCAGCCGCTGGTACGGCGCTTGATGATCAGGACAAATGCCATTATTTTCAGCCGCTTCTTTGTCAGTGACGAACGCCTCGCAACCTTGGCAATACCAGCCCTCATAAGTGCCTTTGTAGATATAGCCAGCCGCAGCCAGCTTCTGCCAAATATACTGCACCGCGCTAACGTGATGCGGATCAGTTGTGCGGATAAAATCCGTCGCTGAAATATTCAACTCGGCAATCATGTTCTGGAAATTGCCATGCATTTGGTCGACATAGGCTTGCGGTGTCTGATTTTGGCTGGCAGCCTTGGCAGCAATTTTATTGCCGTGTTCATCCACGCCCGTCTGGAAACGCACCTCGCGGCCGTTTTGCCGCTGATACCGCGTCCACACATCCGCCAGCATGTAGTCCATGGCGTGCCCAATGTGCGGCAAACCGTTGACATAAGGAATAGCAGTAGTGATGTAGGCGTGTTGTTTAGTCATGATACTCATTGTATCATTATCTGGAACAATTTTCACCGATATGCGTTCGCCGAAGGCTCACCCACGCATCATTGTTACCACTGCAGTCCGGCCCGTTGTATCACCCTGAGCATGCGAA
Coding sequences:
- a CDS encoding alanine--tRNA ligase → MNAQEIRLKYLDFYSKQAHAVIRRAPLILTDDPTTLFTGAGMQPMIPYLLGEPHPEGKRIADSQTCLRAQDIDDIGDNRHTTFFEMLGNWSLGDYFKKEQIDWIWTFLTEEIGLDPQRLYVTCFIGAPEYNIAKDTEAAGLWQQKFAEKGIEAGLADIGSEEQGAARGIRLGERIFFYDGSKNWWSRNGGPETTPIGDPCGPDSEMFYEFDFIEHDPKFGEHCHPNCDCGRFMEIGNNVFMAYKKVADGVFKPLEKPNIDHGSGLERIAAAANNDPDVFKISLLWPIVEKLQDLSGKKYASHTESMRVIADHLRAATFMAVDGCVPSNKEQGYVMRRLLRRAIRYSFDLGIEQNFLEEVVPVIADLYEADFPEVKENRESIVAVLVKEEKAFRQTLRKGLGQMQHYIDDGLTGEELFMLYDTFGFPVELSTEEAYKQGIKLSDNWRAEFDARMAEQRQRSKTARKGQFSGGLEGHDPIHLKYHTATHLLGAALRKVLKAPDLQQHGSNITAQRLRFDFNHDKLTPEEKQAVEDQVNAWIDADLPVSFAVYPTDEALKMGAIGAFGERYGDKVKVYSIGEGDNIVSFEVCGGPHVQHTGVLAEGGKRFTITKEEASAAGIRRIKAVLI
- a CDS encoding BspA family leucine-rich repeat surface protein: MKYLQQRRRLLPTLTAGVMMLGVGGLTLLAMTQPAKADAINNTDFVMTIDTTKPGVSNTDQFTIPVTGGGYNYTVDCNNDGIPDAVGVTSSHTCTYSDEGRHTIRIGGTFPQIYVNNAGDRLKIMSVDQWGTGAWRSMDSAFRGAENMDVKATDVPNLTNVTSLQGMFDTAHSLKGEGANWQWNTSNVTTTANMFHGAGQFNQNIGSWNMGKVTSAGHMFAYAGAFNNGGSSSIASWNTAKLEYADSMFEWANSFNQPIGLWNMTKAHAMVRMLANARAFNQSLAGWQLTSLQDVTGNPYAGGANMLDNTALSVQNYDATLTAWNNAVLKSPVTLGAAGLKYCTAEAAHAALQKTVADGGHGWTINGDAKQCPTYTLTFDTGSGSPVPSQTVAYTAKAVRPADPTRAGYTFAGWYADPTYLMQWNFNVHTMPNSNFTLYAKWNAVPTAPGNPGAPNQPGQPSQPGQPGASQGRAGSQLADTGTSLLVAIGAGVAAIISGAVLLMRKKRS
- the rpsP gene encoding 30S ribosomal protein S16 is translated as MLAIRLQRLGRKGYPVYRLAVQEAQRHPSSGRVVAYVGSYNPHTKAANIQAELAQKYLDNGAQPTPRVVKLLKEAGVALPKWVKEPAADRHKAIRNPEKLRKNQPKEEPVQSDTDESGAE
- the mnmA gene encoding tRNA 2-thiouridine(34) synthase MnmA, giving the protein MARVFVGMSGGVDSSVAAALLVEQGHEVTGVYMKNWSEDLPGMHCPWAEDVADAKRVAVGLGIDFQVFDFQKEYKQNVVDYMIREYQAGRTPNPDVMCNQEVKFKLFLEAALAAGAEYIATGHYARTFLPAGPVARSAPENFSDELKIFSGATPPRATRRADSCLSEGRLLRAHDDNKDQTYFLYRVTSEALAKTMFPLGDFTKPEVRKMAKERGLWTAGKKESMGICFVGQVGIREFLSEYIETSPGDIIDQPTGVVVGRHDGAIFYTLGQRHGLNVGGGLPYYVVGKDMAKNEVYVSRSIDNAKLWRKELTLADVHWINQPPKGDACQVRVRHRAPLINAEITRVNDDAGEKVTVRLSEPQRAVAPGQSAVIYDGEECLGGGIIQTD
- a CDS encoding YdcF family protein; amino-acid sequence: MIHRLIGLVIIAIAVIVGLSHYLSPDDLKDCPQPGSGQCQKAGAIIVISGGDTEARTAEAVKLYQAGWAPTIILSGAAADKTGPSNAAAMRKQAEAAGVPVANLVMDERSETTKQNAQEVASIIAQRGIKRVILVTSGYHMRRALAEFSAQLPNVELRARPTTRDRHWSTWWWLTPWGWWLAVGELLRIGLFALGVSR
- a CDS encoding cysteine desulfurase; translated protein: MIYLDHAAATPMDPLVIEAMRPYFSEKFFNPSSPYAPAVTIKRDYREAKSRIARVLGVGADELVMTAGATESINLAFTAAGGVSLVSAIEHSSVINSAKSRSDVRLIPPMKNGRIDPQAIKKLLTPDISFMSIALANHELGYIQPVEEIAEVVRAERLRRQENGESTPLIFHTDASQTATLMDVKVKRLGVDLLTLSAAKVYGPKQVGLLWIRPGVKLRPNIVGGGQEAGLRSGTENVAGVVGFATALELAAKRRSGEVKRLRGLRDMLVKKLLAAFPDMIISSDQKKSLVNFLNISFSGVDAERLVFLLEARGVLVATGSACAANSGTRSHVLAAIGLSDAAIDGSLRLTLGRLNDEAQVMRAADEIITAVRTEQERKR
- a CDS encoding TatD family deoxyribonuclease, whose product is MAADLRLIDSHCHLHDTEFFADNREELYQQSIAAGIGMICVGTDERSSQQAVEFAANRDFAWAAVGVHPHDSKCGWNEVEQLLKSREDNSPIVAIGEIGLDYYYNHSQRDVQIQALEAQLQLAADYDLPVSFHVRDGAPDQPSVWDDFWPIFDNFHGLRGVLHSFTDTRLNLEKGFARGLYVGLNGISTFTKDQAQQELFASIPLERLLLETDAPFLTPKPFRGKLNKPEYVELVAKYWAAERKLVLHDLEKVATDNTVKLFGL